AGCAGAGATGGCCTCTCTCCTGGCTGGGGGGGTCCAGCAGTCCGAGAGGAAGGCGCAGGCGGGGTGGGCTCCTGCCGAGGACCGAGAAGGCACCTCCGCTCGGGGCCTCTGTCCCAGCTTCTGCTCTGCTGCCCATCTGCGGGCTTCCTTGGCTTCTGCCACGGCAGGTCGGCCTCAGCCTCTGTCTCCACACGGCGCTCTCCCTCTGGGTGTGTCCATGTCTCCGTCTCCCCTTTCCGTCAGGACACAGGTCACATTGCATTAGGGCCCACCCCTCTGCAGAATGACCTCATCCAAATCTAACTCATCACGTCCGCAacgaccctgtttccaaataagccGGTTCCTTGTCACCAAGTGGAGCCTTCAATGAGTTGATGCCAAGGGAGGTCTAGGGAACTAGAAATGGGTAAGAAGCAATGTcctccagccaggtgtggtggctcacacctgtaaccccagcactttgagaggccgaggcgggtggatcacttcaggtcaggaggtcgagacccctggtcaacatggcgaaaccccatctctactgaaaaatacaaaaagtagccaggcatgctggtgggtgcctgtaatcccagctactcgggaggctgaggcaggagaatcgcttgaaccggggaggcggaggttgcagtgagccgagatcgtgccactgcactccagcctgggggacagagtgagactccatctcataaaaaagaaaaaaaaaagaagcaatgtgCTCCTCACAGTCGGGTTTTCTCCTAGGACCATTTTACTCATCCAACAAAGAACAAAGATGTCCCAGCAACCCATCTACCCCAGGCATTGACCACTAGGGCTACAAAGGTGAAGGaggagggtggggctgggcaggCTGGGACTGGCTGTGGACCCCAGAGAGTAAAGACGGTTTTGCTGGCACCACACCCCCAACTCCAGGACTTGTCCATGCCCTGTCTACGGGGCCAAGCCTGAAACCTGACTGCCTTTCACCATCAAGCAGAAGTCAGCTGTGCATCCTGTAAGAGAGGGGGAAGGACCCCCAAGACCCTCCCAGAGCCCCCTGGCTCATTAGGAGGCTAGAGGGGGTCTCCTGCAACTCTCCATGCAAGGTGCCCAGATGAGACCCGGCCAGTCGAGACTTTTACTTGAAGGCTCCCCATGCCTTCCTTGGGTGCCATCTCTTCTACCAATGAACATTTTCTGAGTTTCTCAAGCCTTCTTTCCTCCTGACCCACGGAGAAACTGAGGGACCGGGGCCTTCTGGTCCCCCAGGAGACTGGCTTGTGCTGAGGAGACAGGCCGCTCACTGTGCATCTTCTTGGAGATCTGAAGCTCCTCCTATTtccacaagaaagaaagagaagcttGGCAAAGACCCTTCCATCCAGAATCATCAAGTTCGCGACGCCCGTGCTTCTCCTCAGCACACAGAGGGGAGAGTTACCAGGGGCCTCAAGCAACTCCAGCGGAAGCAGTCACAGTCCTTCCAGGACCCAGGAATGTCCTCTGCAAGGACCCACAAACCCAGACCTCATGAAGGAGCAGACCCCAGGGCCACTAGCCCAGCCCCAAGCCTCCTGAGTCTAATTGTTGCTGTGATAGAGACCCTGCACTTTGCAGAATCAAAAAGAATATATtgtggggtgttttttttttttaccacaatcaattaaaaaatgcattaaaaagtaAGAactgtccaggcacagtggctcacatctgtaaccccagtacttggggaggctgtggccaggtgttcaagaccagcctgggcaacgtagcaagatcccatctctacaaataataataatttttaaaaagttagccaggcatggtggcacatgctttttactcccagctactcgggaggctgaggcaggaagatcgcctgagcccaggagttcaaggctgtagtgaactatgattgcatgcagcctgggcaacagagtccctgaagaaaaagaaagaaagagagagatggaaagaaagagagagagaaagaaaaagaaaaaagaaagaaagaaagaactgttGCCTATCCAAAgactcaggaaaaataaaaaagaaagccagccctcataatgagataccacttcacagtcacatctgttagaaaaaaaaaggataacaacaaatgttggcaaggatatgagGCAACTGGAAGCCTtctgcattgctggtgggaagatGGAGCGGCGCGGCTGCTGTGGGAAGACTCCTCTAAACGTTACACCTGGAGTCACCACAGggtccagcaattctactcctgaTTATAgaccccaaagaattgaaaactgGTGTTCAAACAAATGGCATGTATGTGAGTGTTCAGGACAGGGCttctcacaatagccaaaaggtggaaacaactcaaatctccatccactgatggacagataaacaaaatgtggtctacccATGCACTGGAATATTAGTCCGCTGTCaagggaatgaagtactgatacgtgCTACAACATtagtgaaccttgaaaacagtgaaagaagctagacacaaaagccCACATATTGTATGGTCTCATTTATATGAAAAGTCCAGAAGAGGCAAAcccatggagacagaaagcagattagggAACGCCTGGAGCCGAGGCTAGGAGTGACCGCGTAGTGAGTCTGGAGGTCTCCTTCTGGGGTGATGAGAATGTTAGACAACTGGACAGAGGTGATGGTTGAACCACACTGCAGATGTACTTAATGCACTGAATTACATGCTTCCAAATGGTTAATTTCACATTGTGTGAAATTATGTGAATTCTAcatcaatttttttaagtaagcCCTTGTCATAAATGCGTTTAAGACAGTTGCTGCCTCAGCATCCAACTTTAGCAGTTGTACCCTGTCACCTTTGCCCTAGATAacacccctccctccctgtcaTGTGATTGTTTGCGATATAGCCCACGTGGTCCTCGCCTCACTGACCCAAAACCCAACACATCCCACGGCTGCTGACCACGATAAGACCTAATGCTCAACCCCAGAGTCATGTAaatcagtttcctcctttgtgcATGTTTTCTTTAAACCAGCCAATCCACAACCCCCGCAGGAAAGCCTGTGGGATCACTTCACACCCTGTGACCTTAATACAGGCACAGCCCCGGAAGCTTCCCCGCCCTTCCGTTCTGGGCTTCGCTCTTGCACAGCTGATGAGCTCAATCAGCTCCCTGCTGCCTCCAGActtcccctctgcctcccatcaGCACACCTAACGTCTCTTCGATCCGAgtcatacatttcttttttccgtttttttttttttttttttggtttgtttgtttgtttttttgacacagggtctcgctctgtcacccagaatggagtgcagtgatgcaatcatgactcactgcagcctcaacctcccaggctcaagggatccccgctcccgctcagcctcctgagtagctgtgactacaggcacgcgccatcacgcccagctaattttttgattttttttttgtagataacaggtctcactatgttgcccaggctggtctcaaactcctgagctcaagcaatctgccctcctcaacctcccaaagtgctaggattacaggcgtgagcccccacacccagcccatttctGCTGTTTCATGCATTTTCGTGTGCCTCCTCATTGCGGCTCCCCTGACACACACATCCGAACCTAACTTTCCCACGGGTCAGGGATCTCCTAGAAACTGGGTATCTCGGCTATGGCCACTCTCAGTAGAGACATGCCAAgaccaaattaaaaagaaaccatAATGATAAAAACCACAACAACTCTCTTGAAAGCAAACGGATTTAACTGTGATAAACGGCACAGGACTTGCAGTATGGATTCTCAGTTTCTGATGCACCAGAGGGGACGCAACAGTCACAGGGAGCCTGGCTGGTTGAAACACTTCTGTGTCCAGCTCATGTAAAAGTTTTGAAGAAGATTTTACGGaagtatatgtttttaaaatgccatgAATTCCTGTGTCCCCTGCATCTAACTTAGCCACACAGCCAGGGTGTGGTGAAATGCTCTCAGGTCCGCACCTAGCAGCCATGTAGCCTGCTTGTGCCTCTGTGAGACTCTGCTTCCCCAACCATAAAGTAGGCGTCTGAGGGCCAAAGAACAATGCTGCTTAACCTGGTGCCCCAGCTCAGTTACGAGCCCGTGACAACAGTGAAAAATCATCATCAGCCCTTTCTCCTCCTAGTAAGTTTGGGCCCTGCAGACCTGCTTTTCTGCTCACGATGAACATTAGTAAGGGTAGGCTCGCTGCTGCAGCAAACAACCAGAAATCCCATGTCACAGTCCAATGGGGGTTACTGGGTCAGAAGTGCAGGCTTCTAGAATTTGCAGCAAAAGTCTGAGAGGGGGAGAGACAGAGGTATTGCCCTGCTCCCTGGTAGTCACCCCTGTATCAAGAGGGGGTGAAAGACTCAGATTTGAGAGGGGTTAAGAGTTTACCTGAGCACAGCATTCTCATTGGCCCCTATGGCTTGGAAACATACGGGGAAGTTTGTAACTGCCACCAAGCTCTGCTGTTGCTTAATAGAAAGCTGACCGGGTAAGTGTGATTTTGACAAAAGGGTCTTTGATGCTCCCAAGATTTTAGATTTTGTTGCCATGTCCTATGAAAATAATGTCCTAGAGACGCCTGTGACTCTGACTAGTCATCTCATTGATAGTGGTTGCCCTGTAATATTCTTTGATTGTCCCTTAACAGATTCTTAGGCCATGTAAACGCTGGCAAGATTTCCCTGGGGAAACTAAAGAGGATGATTCCCACACGCCTCTTCCCCTGCATCAGGCACTAAAAGGACTGAGGAGTTCTTCTTTTCATGCTAATGCTGAGAATCTTGGCTCACCTAAGGGAATCACTGCCTCCCTAGCCAGGACGCTGGAGGGACTGGCGTTAATTAGCCACAGACTGCAGCGAGGGGGACAGAATGTGGCACCCCCTGAGGGCCCATGGAAACCCAGAGAACGGTCCCAGTAGGAATGGAGAGAATCCATTGAGAGATTGggtttgccttctttttttttttttttttttttttttttccaattggtAGGCCCTAGCCTTATCTTAGAGGGAAAGAAAATCGAGCTAGggcagggtgaggtggctcacacctgtaatcccggcactttgggaggctgaggcaggcggatcacgaggtcaatagattgagaccatcctggtcaacatggtgaaaccccgcctgtactaaaaatacaaaaaatagccggatgtgctggtgcacgcctgtagtcccagctactcgggggcctgaggcaggagaatcgcttgaacccgggaggtgaaggttgcagtgggccgagatcgtgccactgcactccagcctggcgacagagtgagactccatctcaaaagaaaaaaaaagaaaaacaaaatcgaGCTACTGCACGGTGCAGAGAAAGCATTCACCAGAAGGCGGTCGTTTTTGAAATAAGTATCTGAGACCCAACCTGTGCCCCAGCTCAGCTAGGAGCACGTGTGAAGAGACCAGAGCTGGCGAGGCGACTCCGGTCCTGACTCCCACCTTCCCAGCCAACTGGGACCAAAGGACGCCATCTCCCTAACTAGTGCCACGTGTCTACCGGACTCTTGCCACCCCCATGTTGTCTCCTGCCACCACAGGGTCAGGGCCAGCCGCTGTGCTGCTGCAACCACCTGGCAGGGGTGGCCAAGCTGGAGCATTTTCGCCAGCAAGGGTCAAGGCAGGTGTGGGACTGCAGGGAGAGGGCTGGCTCGCCCCACTGCAGGGCCCAGTCGCTAAGAGAAGCATGGACCTGCTCTTCCAACTGGCCCCTCACCCTGGCTCTCCAGGCTGCTGTCCTGGCTTCCTTTCACCCTCCCGTAGGTGGCTCCTGGGAGCGGTTCCTCCTCTGCTTCCAGTCCCCAAAGCCAAGGCCTTACCTACACTTCTCCTCCTGAAGGGACTCCAGCAACAGCTGCAGGTCAGTCAGAGACCTCTCCTTTAGGCTGTGATAGGACTCCTGGAGGCTGATGTGGAACCTCTTGGCTTCTTCCAGCTCTTCCTTTACCTTCTGCAACAGCAGGTTTTGTTGCTGGGCCACATCCTCTGTCTCTAAGCGCGTCCCCTGCTGTAAGCTCTGGAAGCGACTCTCCAAGGTGAAGGGTCTGCTGGCATCAGGCAGGTTGACGGGCCCGTCTTCCCCACCTGGCTTGGGGAGCTCTGAAAGCAGGGCCTTCTCGCTGGGTGGCTCACAGTTGGCTGGGTCGCTTTCTGCCATCAGCAGTAAGCCCTTGGGCCTGCAGCCTTCCTCCAGCTGCTGGAGCGGCTGGTGACACTGGCGGAGCCTGTGCTCGATCCGGGCGATGGTGGCAGAGGCGCGCTGGTTCACCTTCTCAAAGGCCTGCCGGATGTGCGGCACCTGGTGCCGGTCTGCTTTGGATACCAGCTTGAGGTAGCTCATAGTGTTGCCATCCCGACTGGCCTTCTCCACTCTCAGCTGCTCTGAGAGGTAGAGGATGCGGTGCCTGACACTATCCTGTAAGTTGTGGGCTAGGCCCCCATCTGAGAGGCTGGAAGGGCCACTGGGGCCGTCTTCGCTGGATGACAGGGACCTGCATGAAGGCACATTGCGGAGGAGGGTTGCGCTGGGGCTCCTGGTGTGTTCCGCCTACATTGGGAAACAAGAAATCACAATACGGTGCTCTGTGAGCCGCAAAGTGTGGGAGAATTGGACACGTTATGACTCCATAAAACACTTCCACATATGCATGGATACTTACACATGCAAGATTTGTGCATTCAAGATGGGCCCGACACAGACTGAGGAGGTGATGCTCATCTTCAGggcccccctcccctccttttgAGCATCTGACTCCTTGCTCTACATATGTGCCTCACTAAGACCCACAGGTGGCCAGACTCCCTTCTATTTCTGCCTGTTTTTGCACTGCACTCCTATTTTCTCTTCCACAAATTACCAATTGTGGCTCTCATTTATAAAGAACTGTTCTTGTAAAGTATGGAATAAACTTATTTCCGTTAACCCTTACAGCTTGCTGTATTGCTACTCCCAGGGAGACAGGAAAGGTTAGGCAGAGAGATTTGCCTCCTAacaggttcattcattcatccaatcattcattcaacacatattttttgagtgcctaccatgtgGTACAGAAGCCAGATACATTCCTGGATCTCATACAGCTGACAGTCTACGACAGAAAATTCTATTGTAACACAAAAGAATGAGTCTCTCACATGGTGAGGGGGTTAACATTGCCTTTGACAAAGAACccagttcaaatcctggctctaccactctgagaccttgagcaagttaataAACtgctctgaggctcagttttcttACCTCTAAAATAAAGATGGCAAGAGCAGCATAGCTGGAACGCAGCCCACCAGAGCAAGGAGCTaggagagggaggtggggggcagCTCAGGTGCAGCCTCTGTTccgtttctacttttttttttttttttgagacggagtctcactctgtcacccaggctggagtgcagtggtgcaatctcggctcactacaaccttcgcctcccaggtttaagcaattctcatgcctcagcctcccgagtagctgggattacaggtgtgcatcaccacacccagctaatttttgtattgttagtagagacagggtttcaccatgttgaccaggctggtttccaactcctgacctcaagtgatcctcccgcctcagcctcccaaagagtgctgggattacaggtgtgagccactgcatctggcctataCCTCAATTTTTAAAGCGCAAAGTGATACCACTATGTACCCAGTAGATTGGTCAAATTCAGACAGACTAACAACAATAAGAGTTGGCAAGGATatagagcaacaggaactctcaatCATTACTGGTGGGAAGCAAATTTGTGCTACAGCCACCTTAGAAAACCACTTGACAGTATCACAAAGTTGAAGATACGCATACCAAATGATCCGGCAACTGCATTCATAGGCAATATTCCCAGGAAGCAAGTACACTGATGTTCTCAATATCCAACAACTAGCAACAAACCACCTGCCCAGAAAGTGTAAGTAAACTGTAATATATGCAACAACATACTACTGTACAGCAATGAGAATGAACTACAGCCTTGAAAAACATGAATGCATTTCACAAGCATAATGTTGAAcaaaagaaaccagacagaaaATCCATACTATATATGGTTCCATTTACATAAATTCCAAGAGCAGGCAAAACTAAACAATATTGTGTAGGGATGACTACACAGGCAGGAGAGCATGAAGAGCAGCATGGATGTTGGCAACAGAAACCCCAGGACGGTGGTTCCCACTAGAGCGGGAGAAAGGGATTATGATTGGGGTGACTGTGGAGGCTGGGGTGCCTGGCCTGAGTAGTGGTTAAATGTGTGTTCACCTTATCGTTATTTCTTAAAACATACATCAATGTTTTCTGCACCTTTATATACATATGCCAGATTTCACAGTTTTCAAACTATTTAAATGTTCAAtatatgccaggtgtggtggctcatgcctgtaatcccagcactttgggaggccaaggcgggcgaatcacttgaggtcaggagttcaagaccagtctggccaacatggtgaaaccccgtctatacaaaatacaaaaaaaaaaaaaaaaaaaatgcctggcacggtggctcacacctgtaattccagcactttgggaggccgaggcgggcggatcacctgaggtcgagagttcgagaccagcctgaccaacacggagaaaccccatctctactaaaaatacaaaattagccaggcgtggtggcgcatgcctgtaatgccagctactcgggaggctgaggcaggagaatcgcttgaacccgggaggcagaggttgcggtgagccgagatcgtgccattgtactctagcctgggcaagagtgaaacttcatctcaaaaataaataaataaaataaaataaaataaaataaaaatacaaaaattactcaggcgtggtggcacacacctgtaatctcagctactcgggaggctgaggtgggagaatcacttgaacccgggaggcagaggttgcagtgaaccaagattatgccactgtactccagcctgggtggcacagtgagaccttgtctcaaaaattaaataaatgaggccgggcgtggtggttcatgcctgtaatctcagcactttgggaggccaaggtgggcagaccacttgaggtcagaagttcgagaccagcctgagcaacatgatgaaaccccatctctactaaaaatacaaaaattagccaggcgtggtggcacacgcctgtagtcccagctacttgggaggctgaggcaggagaatcgcttgaacacaggaggcagaagttgcagtgagctgagatcgcgccactgcactccagcctgggcggtagagtgagactccgtctcaaaaaaaaaaaataataataataataaataataaatttaaaaaagttcaaTTGATGGATTTAATGGCAGATTTGATATGGTTGGAGAGACTGTTGGTAAATTGTACAGAGGAACTAAAGAAAGtatccaggccgggcgtggtggctcacacgcctgtaatcccagcattttgggaggccaaggcgggtggatcacctgacgtcaggagtttgaggccaacctgaccaacacggtgaaaccctgtctccactaaaaaatacagaaaattaactgggcatggtggcaggcacctgtaatcccagctacttgggaggctgaggcaggagaatcgcttgaacccaggaggcagaggttgcagtgagccgagatcgcgccactgcactccaacctgggcaacaagagcaaaactccatctcaaaaaagaaagaaagaaagagagagaaaagaaaagaaaggaaaaaagtatccAGAATGCAGCACAGaggcacaaaaaaatagaaaacttgaaaaatagaAGACATGGAAGGTAGCATGAGTAGGTCTAACAAAAATCCAATTGTCACaccagagagagaagacagagagaatgAAGCAGCagcaatatatatacatttttctttttttttttttaattgaaatggagtcacactctgtcgcctaggctggagtgccgtggcacaatctcagctcactgccaacctctgctgcccgggttcaagcacttctcgtgcctcagcctcccaagtagctgggactacaggcgggtgccatcACAGctagctaattcttttgtatttttagtagagatggggtttcatcatgttggcaagactgttctcgaactctcaacctcaggtgatccacccacctcggcctcccaaagtgctgggattacaggcatgagccactacgacCGGCCACAGCAGCAACATTTTAAGAGATAACTCCCTAAGAACTTTCCAGAACTGAAGAAAGACACAAATTCACAAATTCAAGAAGCCCAATAAATCCTAAGCAGGGAAGACAGAAATAGGTCCACACCTAGACACGAGatttgtcgcccaggccggagtgcagtggcgtgatctctgctcactgcaacctctgcctcccggattcaagcgattctcctgtctcagcctcccaagtagctggtattacaggcgcccgccaccatgcccagctaatttttgtatttttagtagagacagtgtttcaccatgttggccaggctggtctggaactcctgacctcaaatgatctgcccgcctcggcctcccaaagtgctgggattacaagcatgagccaccgcccccagccgaCACAAGatgttaaaagcagccagaggaaaaaagcTGATTACCTTTAAAACCATGACTTTTAGACTGCAGGCTGCCTTCTCAATAACATCAATGCAATCCAGAAGATAGTTGACTGATATCTTCGAGATATCACTGAGAGAATAActgtcagagagaaaaaaataggtcACATTCAAAGAATCAGAAGTCAGAATGGCTTCAGACTTCAGCAACAGCATGGGGAACTAGAAGACAATGAagtgctggccgggcacggtggctcgcacctgtaatctcagcactctgggaagcccaggcaggcggatcacttgaagtcaagagtttgagaccagcctggccaacgtgaggaaactctatctctattaaaaatacaaaaattagccgggcatagtggtgagcgcctgtaatcccagctactcgggaggctgaggcaagagaatcgcttgaacccaagaggttgcagtgagccaagatcactcccctgtactccagcctgggcgacagagcaagactgtctcaaaaaaaaaaaaaaaaaaaaaaaagacaatgaagtgCTGCCTTCGAAATTCTGAGGGAAAAATGATTTCCCAGCCTAAAATTCTACACCCCAACTGTCAACTGTGGGGTTAgactaaaaacatttttagacatGAAGGAGTTCAATACACCACTGACAAATGTAAGAATTCAACAACTGTTTAGAAAGCAAGTCTTGCCAgggcagtggtgtgcacctgtggtcccagctactcaggatgctgaggcaggaggattacttgtgCCCAgcaagtagaggctgcagtgacctgtgactgtgctactgccctccaacctgggtgacagagtgagaccttgtctcaaaaagaaaaaaaaaaagggggccgggcgtggtggctcacacctgtaatcccagcagtttgggaggccaaggcgggtggatcacttgaggtcaggagtttgagaccatcatGGTCAACActgtgaaacactgtctctactaaaaatacaaaaattagccgggcatggtggca
This genomic stretch from Pongo pygmaeus isolate AG05252 chromosome X, NHGRI_mPonPyg2-v2.0_pri, whole genome shotgun sequence harbors:
- the TEX28 gene encoding testis-specific protein TEX28 isoform X1, whose protein sequence is MSVSENLLPTSEVTYRPRTSMASNGASSTAPCPSPDIRDPNCCLLVQKCRISTYSLSDISKISVNYLLDCIDVIEKAACSLKVMVLKAEHTRSPSATLLRNVPSCRSLSSSEDGPSGPSSLSDGGLAHNLQDSVRHRILYLSEQLRVEKASRDGNTMSYLKLVSKADRHQVPHIRQAFEKVNQRASATIARIEHRLRQCHQPLQQLEEGCRPKGLLLMAESDPANCEPPSEKALLSELPKPGGEDGPVNLPDASRPFTLESRFQSLQQGTRLETEDVAQQQNLLLQKVKEELEEAKRFHISLQESYHSLKERSLTDLQLLLESLQEEKCRQALMEEQVNGRLQGQLNGIYNLKHNLACSEERMAYLSYERAKEIWEIMETFKSRISKLEMLQQVTQLEAAEHLQGRPPQMLFKFVSLLLSLATVLLVFVSTLCACPSSLISSRLCTCTMLMLIGLGVLAWQRWRAIPATDWQEWVLSRCRLYSKDSGPPADGP
- the TEX28 gene encoding testis-specific protein TEX28 isoform X2; translation: MVLKAEHTRSPSATLLRNVPSCRSLSSSEDGPSGPSSLSDGGLAHNLQDSVRHRILYLSEQLRVEKASRDGNTMSYLKLVSKADRHQVPHIRQAFEKVNQRASATIARIEHRLRQCHQPLQQLEEGCRPKGLLLMAESDPANCEPPSEKALLSELPKPGGEDGPVNLPDASRPFTLESRFQSLQQGTRLETEDVAQQQNLLLQKVKEELEEAKRFHISLQESYHSLKERSLTDLQLLLESLQEEKCRQALMEEQVNGRLQGQLNGIYNLKHNLACSEERMAYLSYERAKEIWEIMETFKSRISKLEMLQQVTQLEAAEHLQGRPPQMLFKFVSLLLSLATVLLVFVSTLCACPSSLISSRLCTCTMLMLIGLGVLAWQRWRAIPATDWQEWVLSRCRLYSKDSGPPADGP